The following coding sequences lie in one Phalacrocorax aristotelis chromosome 2, bGulAri2.1, whole genome shotgun sequence genomic window:
- the SLC25A40 gene encoding mitochondrial glutathione transporter SLC25A40 isoform X1: protein MAEMSDSNLDKTTIIQQAIASCCGAIITSLLVTPLDVIKTRLQAQSNPFPRGKCFVYSNGLMDHICVCENGDSKAWYKKPGHFKGTLDAFVKIIQIEGIKSLWSGLPPTLIMALPTTVIYFTCYDQLSEALKSRLGKDDEYIPVLAGSLSRFGSVTIVSPLELIRTRMQYRKLPYKQLYTCVRSKVATDGWFSLWRGWSSTVLRDVPFSAMYWYNYECFKKMMCKEVGAHEPTFFIAFTSGAASGSIAAVITLPFDVVKTHRQTELWESETLKIPQRDCTSTWAVMRKIVAKNGITGLFAGIIPRLFKVAPACAIMISTYEYGKSFFSHLDEKMNQRP, encoded by the exons ATGGCTGAAATGAGTGATAGCAACTTAGACAAAACAACCATTATTCAGCAAGCAATAGCCTCTTGCTGTGGAGCTATAATTACGTCATTACTTG taacTCCTCTTGATGTTATCAAGACTCGACTGCAAGCCCAAAGCAATCCATTCCCCAGAG GAAAGTGTTTTGTATACTCAAATGGCCTTATGGATCACATATGTGTTTGTGAGAATGGGGACAGCAAAGCCTGGTATAAAAAACCTGGGCACTTCAAAGGGACACTG GATGCTTTTGTGAAAATTATTCAAATAGAGGGAATTAAATCACTGTGGAGTGGACTTCCCCCAACGCT AATAATGGCACTTCCTACCACAGTAATCTATTTTACCTGCTATGACCAACTGAGTGAAGCTCTGAAATCTAGACTAGGAAAGGATGATGAATACATTCCAGTTCTTGCAGGTTCCTTAAGCAGAT tTGGTTCAGTGACTATAGTGAGCCCCCTGGAGCTGATCAGAACTAGAATGCAGTATCGCAAGTTGCCCTACAAGCAACTGTACACATGCGTCAGGAGTAAAGTGGCTACAGATGGATGGTTTTCCCTGTGGAGGGGCTGGAGCTCTACTGTTTTGAGAGATGTGCCTTTCTCAG CAATGTACTGGTATAATTATGAATGTTTCAAGAAGATGATGTGTAAGGAAGTTGGTGCACATGAACCaacattttttattgcttttacttCAGGAGCAGCATCTGGCTCT ATTGCAGCTGTCATAACACTGCCATTCGATGTAGTGAAAACACATAGGCAGACTGAACTTTGGGAGAGTGAGACTTTAAAAA TTCCACAGAGGGACTGTACATCCACCTGGGCAGTTATGAGGAAAATTGTCGCTAAAAATGGGATTACTGGATTATTTGCTG GTATTATTCCACGGCTGTTTAAAGTTGCTCCTGCTTGTGCCATAATGATCAGCACATATGAATACGGAAAGTCCTTCTTTTCTCATTTAGATGAAAAAATGAACCAACGTCCTTAA
- the SLC25A40 gene encoding mitochondrial glutathione transporter SLC25A40 isoform X4 codes for MAEMSDSNLDKTTIIQQAIASCCGAIITSLLVTPLDVIKTRLQAQSNPFPRGKCFVYSNGLMDHICVCENGDSKAWYKKPGHFKGTLDAFVKIIQIEGIKSLWSGLPPTLIMALPTTVIYFTCYDQLSEALKSRLGKDDEYIPVLAGSLSRFGSVTIVSPLELIRTRMQYRKLPYKQLYTCVRSKVATDGWFSLWRGWSSTVLRDVPFSAMYWYNYECFKKMMCKEVGAHEPTFFIAFTSGAASGSIAAVITLPFDVVKTHRQTELWESETLKSIIPRLFKVAPACAIMISTYEYGKSFFSHLDEKMNQRP; via the exons ATGGCTGAAATGAGTGATAGCAACTTAGACAAAACAACCATTATTCAGCAAGCAATAGCCTCTTGCTGTGGAGCTATAATTACGTCATTACTTG taacTCCTCTTGATGTTATCAAGACTCGACTGCAAGCCCAAAGCAATCCATTCCCCAGAG GAAAGTGTTTTGTATACTCAAATGGCCTTATGGATCACATATGTGTTTGTGAGAATGGGGACAGCAAAGCCTGGTATAAAAAACCTGGGCACTTCAAAGGGACACTG GATGCTTTTGTGAAAATTATTCAAATAGAGGGAATTAAATCACTGTGGAGTGGACTTCCCCCAACGCT AATAATGGCACTTCCTACCACAGTAATCTATTTTACCTGCTATGACCAACTGAGTGAAGCTCTGAAATCTAGACTAGGAAAGGATGATGAATACATTCCAGTTCTTGCAGGTTCCTTAAGCAGAT tTGGTTCAGTGACTATAGTGAGCCCCCTGGAGCTGATCAGAACTAGAATGCAGTATCGCAAGTTGCCCTACAAGCAACTGTACACATGCGTCAGGAGTAAAGTGGCTACAGATGGATGGTTTTCCCTGTGGAGGGGCTGGAGCTCTACTGTTTTGAGAGATGTGCCTTTCTCAG CAATGTACTGGTATAATTATGAATGTTTCAAGAAGATGATGTGTAAGGAAGTTGGTGCACATGAACCaacattttttattgcttttacttCAGGAGCAGCATCTGGCTCT ATTGCAGCTGTCATAACACTGCCATTCGATGTAGTGAAAACACATAGGCAGACTGAACTTTGGGAGAGTGAGACTTTAAAAA GTATTATTCCACGGCTGTTTAAAGTTGCTCCTGCTTGTGCCATAATGATCAGCACATATGAATACGGAAAGTCCTTCTTTTCTCATTTAGATGAAAAAATGAACCAACGTCCTTAA
- the SLC25A40 gene encoding mitochondrial glutathione transporter SLC25A40 isoform X2 — protein sequence MAEMSDSNLDKTTIIQQAIASCCGAIITSLLVTPLDVIKTRLQAQSNPFPRGKCFVYSNGLMDHICVCENGDSKAWYKKPGHFKGTLDAFVKIIQIEGIKSLWSGLPPTLIMALPTTVIYFTCYDQLSEALKSRLGKDDEYIPVLAGSLSRFGSVTIVSPLELIRTRMQYRKLPYKQLYTCVRSKVATDGWFSLWRGWSSTVLRDVPFSAMYWYNYECFKKMMCKEVGAHEPTFFIAFTSGAASGSIAAVITLPFDVVKTHRQTELWESETLKIPQRDCTSTWAVMRKIVAKNGITGLFAGTSPIPKLNVWKNFAVSCCRPN from the exons ATGGCTGAAATGAGTGATAGCAACTTAGACAAAACAACCATTATTCAGCAAGCAATAGCCTCTTGCTGTGGAGCTATAATTACGTCATTACTTG taacTCCTCTTGATGTTATCAAGACTCGACTGCAAGCCCAAAGCAATCCATTCCCCAGAG GAAAGTGTTTTGTATACTCAAATGGCCTTATGGATCACATATGTGTTTGTGAGAATGGGGACAGCAAAGCCTGGTATAAAAAACCTGGGCACTTCAAAGGGACACTG GATGCTTTTGTGAAAATTATTCAAATAGAGGGAATTAAATCACTGTGGAGTGGACTTCCCCCAACGCT AATAATGGCACTTCCTACCACAGTAATCTATTTTACCTGCTATGACCAACTGAGTGAAGCTCTGAAATCTAGACTAGGAAAGGATGATGAATACATTCCAGTTCTTGCAGGTTCCTTAAGCAGAT tTGGTTCAGTGACTATAGTGAGCCCCCTGGAGCTGATCAGAACTAGAATGCAGTATCGCAAGTTGCCCTACAAGCAACTGTACACATGCGTCAGGAGTAAAGTGGCTACAGATGGATGGTTTTCCCTGTGGAGGGGCTGGAGCTCTACTGTTTTGAGAGATGTGCCTTTCTCAG CAATGTACTGGTATAATTATGAATGTTTCAAGAAGATGATGTGTAAGGAAGTTGGTGCACATGAACCaacattttttattgcttttacttCAGGAGCAGCATCTGGCTCT ATTGCAGCTGTCATAACACTGCCATTCGATGTAGTGAAAACACATAGGCAGACTGAACTTTGGGAGAGTGAGACTTTAAAAA TTCCACAGAGGGACTGTACATCCACCTGGGCAGTTATGAGGAAAATTGTCGCTAAAAATGGGATTACTGGATTATTTGCTG GAACTTCTCCAATACCTAAACTGAATGTCTGGAAGAACTTTGCAGTAAGCTGCTGTAGGCCCAACTAG
- the SLC25A40 gene encoding mitochondrial glutathione transporter SLC25A40 isoform X3, giving the protein MAEMSDSNLDKTTIIQQAIASCCGAIITSLLVTPLDVIKTRLQAQSNPFPRGKCFVYSNGLMDHICVCENGDSKAWYKKPGHFKGTLDAFVKIIQIEGIKSLWSGLPPTLIMALPTTVIYFTCYDQLSEALKSRLGKDDEYIPVLAGSLSRFGSVTIVSPLELIRTRMQYRKLPYKQLYTCVRSKVATDGWFSLWRGWSSTVLRDVPFSAMYWYNYECFKKMMCKEVGAHEPTFFIAFTSGAASGSIAAVITLPFDVVKTHRQTELWESETLKIPQRDCTSTWAVMRKIVAKNGITGLFAATRYSLPHTYRNFSNT; this is encoded by the exons ATGGCTGAAATGAGTGATAGCAACTTAGACAAAACAACCATTATTCAGCAAGCAATAGCCTCTTGCTGTGGAGCTATAATTACGTCATTACTTG taacTCCTCTTGATGTTATCAAGACTCGACTGCAAGCCCAAAGCAATCCATTCCCCAGAG GAAAGTGTTTTGTATACTCAAATGGCCTTATGGATCACATATGTGTTTGTGAGAATGGGGACAGCAAAGCCTGGTATAAAAAACCTGGGCACTTCAAAGGGACACTG GATGCTTTTGTGAAAATTATTCAAATAGAGGGAATTAAATCACTGTGGAGTGGACTTCCCCCAACGCT AATAATGGCACTTCCTACCACAGTAATCTATTTTACCTGCTATGACCAACTGAGTGAAGCTCTGAAATCTAGACTAGGAAAGGATGATGAATACATTCCAGTTCTTGCAGGTTCCTTAAGCAGAT tTGGTTCAGTGACTATAGTGAGCCCCCTGGAGCTGATCAGAACTAGAATGCAGTATCGCAAGTTGCCCTACAAGCAACTGTACACATGCGTCAGGAGTAAAGTGGCTACAGATGGATGGTTTTCCCTGTGGAGGGGCTGGAGCTCTACTGTTTTGAGAGATGTGCCTTTCTCAG CAATGTACTGGTATAATTATGAATGTTTCAAGAAGATGATGTGTAAGGAAGTTGGTGCACATGAACCaacattttttattgcttttacttCAGGAGCAGCATCTGGCTCT ATTGCAGCTGTCATAACACTGCCATTCGATGTAGTGAAAACACATAGGCAGACTGAACTTTGGGAGAGTGAGACTTTAAAAA TTCCACAGAGGGACTGTACATCCACCTGGGCAGTTATGAGGAAAATTGTCGCTAAAAATGGGATTACTGGATTATTTGCTG ctacCAGATACTCTTTACCACATACTTACAGGAACTTCTCCAATACCTAA
- the SLC25A40 gene encoding mitochondrial glutathione transporter SLC25A40 isoform X5, whose amino-acid sequence MAEMSDSNLDKTTIIQQAIASCCGAIITSLLVTPLDVIKTRLQAQSNPFPRGKCFVYSNGLMDHICVCENGDSKAWYKKPGHFKGTLDAFVKIIQIEGIKSLWSGLPPTLIMALPTTVIYFTCYDQLSEALKSRLGKDDEYIPVLAGSLSRFGSVTIVSPLELIRTRMQYRKLPYKQLYTCVRSKVATDGWFSLWRGWSSTVLRDVPFSAMYWYNYECFKKMMCKEVGAHEPTFFIAFTSGAASGSIAAVITLPFDVVKTHRQTELWESETLKIPQRDCTSTWAVMRKIVAKNGITGLFADL is encoded by the exons ATGGCTGAAATGAGTGATAGCAACTTAGACAAAACAACCATTATTCAGCAAGCAATAGCCTCTTGCTGTGGAGCTATAATTACGTCATTACTTG taacTCCTCTTGATGTTATCAAGACTCGACTGCAAGCCCAAAGCAATCCATTCCCCAGAG GAAAGTGTTTTGTATACTCAAATGGCCTTATGGATCACATATGTGTTTGTGAGAATGGGGACAGCAAAGCCTGGTATAAAAAACCTGGGCACTTCAAAGGGACACTG GATGCTTTTGTGAAAATTATTCAAATAGAGGGAATTAAATCACTGTGGAGTGGACTTCCCCCAACGCT AATAATGGCACTTCCTACCACAGTAATCTATTTTACCTGCTATGACCAACTGAGTGAAGCTCTGAAATCTAGACTAGGAAAGGATGATGAATACATTCCAGTTCTTGCAGGTTCCTTAAGCAGAT tTGGTTCAGTGACTATAGTGAGCCCCCTGGAGCTGATCAGAACTAGAATGCAGTATCGCAAGTTGCCCTACAAGCAACTGTACACATGCGTCAGGAGTAAAGTGGCTACAGATGGATGGTTTTCCCTGTGGAGGGGCTGGAGCTCTACTGTTTTGAGAGATGTGCCTTTCTCAG CAATGTACTGGTATAATTATGAATGTTTCAAGAAGATGATGTGTAAGGAAGTTGGTGCACATGAACCaacattttttattgcttttacttCAGGAGCAGCATCTGGCTCT ATTGCAGCTGTCATAACACTGCCATTCGATGTAGTGAAAACACATAGGCAGACTGAACTTTGGGAGAGTGAGACTTTAAAAA TTCCACAGAGGGACTGTACATCCACCTGGGCAGTTATGAGGAAAATTGTCGCTAAAAATGGGATTACTGGATTATTTGCTG atttgTAG
- the SLC25A40 gene encoding mitochondrial glutathione transporter SLC25A40 isoform X7 — MAEMSDSNLDKTTIIQQAIASCCGAIITSLLVTPLDVIKTRLQAQSNPFPRGKCFVYSNGLMDHICVCENGDSKAWYKKPGHFKGTLDAFVKIIQIEGIKSLWSGLPPTLIMALPTTVIYFTCYDQLSEALKSRLGKDDEYIPVLAGSLSRFGSVTIVSPLELIRTRMQYRKLPYKQLYTCVRSKVATDGWFSLWRGWSSTVLRDVPFSAMYWYNYECFKKMMCKEVGAHEPTFFIAFTSGAASGSIAAVITLPFDVVKTHRQTELWESETLKSKLLFHRGTVHPPGQL; from the exons ATGGCTGAAATGAGTGATAGCAACTTAGACAAAACAACCATTATTCAGCAAGCAATAGCCTCTTGCTGTGGAGCTATAATTACGTCATTACTTG taacTCCTCTTGATGTTATCAAGACTCGACTGCAAGCCCAAAGCAATCCATTCCCCAGAG GAAAGTGTTTTGTATACTCAAATGGCCTTATGGATCACATATGTGTTTGTGAGAATGGGGACAGCAAAGCCTGGTATAAAAAACCTGGGCACTTCAAAGGGACACTG GATGCTTTTGTGAAAATTATTCAAATAGAGGGAATTAAATCACTGTGGAGTGGACTTCCCCCAACGCT AATAATGGCACTTCCTACCACAGTAATCTATTTTACCTGCTATGACCAACTGAGTGAAGCTCTGAAATCTAGACTAGGAAAGGATGATGAATACATTCCAGTTCTTGCAGGTTCCTTAAGCAGAT tTGGTTCAGTGACTATAGTGAGCCCCCTGGAGCTGATCAGAACTAGAATGCAGTATCGCAAGTTGCCCTACAAGCAACTGTACACATGCGTCAGGAGTAAAGTGGCTACAGATGGATGGTTTTCCCTGTGGAGGGGCTGGAGCTCTACTGTTTTGAGAGATGTGCCTTTCTCAG CAATGTACTGGTATAATTATGAATGTTTCAAGAAGATGATGTGTAAGGAAGTTGGTGCACATGAACCaacattttttattgcttttacttCAGGAGCAGCATCTGGCTCT ATTGCAGCTGTCATAACACTGCCATTCGATGTAGTGAAAACACATAGGCAGACTGAACTTTGGGAGAGTGAGACTTTAAAAAGTAAGTTGctg TTCCACAGAGGGACTGTACATCCACCTGGGCAGTTATGA
- the SLC25A40 gene encoding mitochondrial glutathione transporter SLC25A40 isoform X6, with the protein MAEMSDSNLDKTTIIQQAIASCCGAIITSLLVTPLDVIKTRLQAQSNPFPRGKCFVYSNGLMDHICVCENGDSKAWYKKPGHFKGTLDAFVKIIQIEGIKSLWSGLPPTLIMALPTTVIYFTCYDQLSEALKSRLGKDDEYIPVLAGSLSRFGSVTIVSPLELIRTRMQYRKLPYKQLYTCVRSKVATDGWFSLWRGWSSTVLRDVPFSAMYWYNYECFKKMMCKEVGAHEPTFFIAFTSGAASGSIAAVITLPFDVVKTHRQTELWESETLKKQKKMKKALNINSYCVSILPLG; encoded by the exons ATGGCTGAAATGAGTGATAGCAACTTAGACAAAACAACCATTATTCAGCAAGCAATAGCCTCTTGCTGTGGAGCTATAATTACGTCATTACTTG taacTCCTCTTGATGTTATCAAGACTCGACTGCAAGCCCAAAGCAATCCATTCCCCAGAG GAAAGTGTTTTGTATACTCAAATGGCCTTATGGATCACATATGTGTTTGTGAGAATGGGGACAGCAAAGCCTGGTATAAAAAACCTGGGCACTTCAAAGGGACACTG GATGCTTTTGTGAAAATTATTCAAATAGAGGGAATTAAATCACTGTGGAGTGGACTTCCCCCAACGCT AATAATGGCACTTCCTACCACAGTAATCTATTTTACCTGCTATGACCAACTGAGTGAAGCTCTGAAATCTAGACTAGGAAAGGATGATGAATACATTCCAGTTCTTGCAGGTTCCTTAAGCAGAT tTGGTTCAGTGACTATAGTGAGCCCCCTGGAGCTGATCAGAACTAGAATGCAGTATCGCAAGTTGCCCTACAAGCAACTGTACACATGCGTCAGGAGTAAAGTGGCTACAGATGGATGGTTTTCCCTGTGGAGGGGCTGGAGCTCTACTGTTTTGAGAGATGTGCCTTTCTCAG CAATGTACTGGTATAATTATGAATGTTTCAAGAAGATGATGTGTAAGGAAGTTGGTGCACATGAACCaacattttttattgcttttacttCAGGAGCAGCATCTGGCTCT ATTGCAGCTGTCATAACACTGCCATTCGATGTAGTGAAAACACATAGGCAGACTGAACTTTGGGAGAGTGAGACTTTAAAAA aacagaaaaagatgaaaaaagctttaaatataAATAGTTACTGTGTTTCAATTCTTCCCTTGGGCTGA